The Candidatus Methylomirabilota bacterium genome includes the window AGCGGAAGCGGCGGGCGGACAGGGGGAACAGGCACTGGGCGCAGCGGCCGCCATCGAGATGATTCATACCTATTCCCTGATTCACGACGATCTGCCCGCCATGGACGATGACGATTTTCGCCGCGGGCGTCCGACCTGTCACAAGGTGTACGGCGAGGCGATGGCTATCCTGGCCGGGGATGCGCTGCTGACGCAGGCGTTCATTCTCTTGTCGACGGCACCGGCGTCGGTTCACGAGGATCCCAGCGTCCCCTCCACCCGCCCCCTCCCCCTCCGAGGGGGGAGGGTTAGGGAGGGGGTGCGAAGTGCGGACGCGCATGCGTATGGGTTCGCCGGTGGCGCATCGGGTGTTGATTCGGAGGCCTGCCTCAGGGTGATCCACGAGATTGCCCAGGCCGCCGGCACCAAGGGGATGGTCGGCGGTCAGGTTGTCGATATGCTGAATGAGGACCGGGAGGTCGATTTAGCGACGCTGCAGTATCTGCATACGCACAAGACCGGCGCCCTGATCCGCGGTTGCCTCCGGG containing:
- a CDS encoding polyprenyl synthetase is translated as MTPDELEQYLEARRLLVDEALDRYLPGAGDPPKEIHEAVRYSVFAGGKRLRPILILAAAEAAGGQGEQALGAAAAIEMIHTYSLIHDDLPAMDDDDFRRGRPTCHKVYGEAMAILAGDALLTQAFILLSTAPASVHEDPSVPSTRPLPLRGGRVREGVRSADAHAYGFAGGASGVDSEACLRVIHEIAQAAGTKGMVGGQVVDMLNEDREVDLATLQYLHTHKTGALIRGCLRVGGILGSAGPDQLDALTRYGERIGLAFQIVDDILDLEGSLEALGKQAGSDLRKNKATFPALLGIEESRRWAHRLVSEAKESLALFGDRGMVLGAIADFVVMRQR